The following proteins come from a genomic window of Thermoanaerobaculia bacterium:
- a CDS encoding HypC/HybG/HupF family hydrogenase formation chaperone encodes MCLGVPGQVIEVIPNEIGIPMGRVDFSGVVKEVCLAYTPEVEAGQWVVVHVGFAISRIDEAEARKVFQYLEEIGELLEIQDEAAAKARGN; translated from the coding sequence ATGTGTCTCGGAGTTCCAGGTCAGGTCATCGAAGTGATACCGAACGAGATCGGCATTCCGATGGGCAGAGTCGACTTCTCCGGTGTCGTGAAGGAGGTCTGCCTCGCCTACACGCCCGAAGTCGAGGCCGGGCAGTGGGTGGTCGTCCATGTCGGCTTCGCGATCAGCCGGATCGACGAAGCGGAGGCCCGGAAGGTCTTCCAGTATCTCGAGGAGATCGGCGAGCTGCTCGAGATCCAGGACGAAGCCGCCGCGAAAGCCAGAGGGAACTGA
- the hypD gene encoding hydrogenase formation protein HypD, with translation MRFVDEYRGEPEAQALFAALRRDTHQSWKLMEVCGGQTHTLMRSGIDRMLPGSVGLIHGPGCPVCVTPLELIDQALAVARRPEVIFTSFGDMLRVPGSTTDLLAVKSAGGDVRMVYSPLDAVKLARDNPDREVVFFAVGFETTAPPNAMAVWQAKRLGLGNFSILTSHVLVPPAMEAILSSPDCRVNGFLAAGHVCAVMGYWEYEPIAEKYRVPIVVTGFEPLDLLQGIHMAVKALEAGRWGVENQYVRAVTRDGNPAAQKLVTEVFEVCDRKWRGIGTIPRSGLRLREAFRDHDAERKFGVSGIVAEESPLCIAGEVLQGIRKPSECPAFGKQCNPERPLGAPMVSSEGACSAYYRYARLA, from the coding sequence ATGCGCTTCGTCGACGAGTACCGCGGCGAGCCCGAGGCCCAGGCGCTCTTCGCCGCCCTGCGCCGCGATACCCACCAGAGCTGGAAGCTCATGGAGGTCTGCGGCGGGCAGACCCACACGCTCATGCGTTCGGGCATCGATCGCATGCTTCCCGGGTCGGTCGGGCTGATTCACGGCCCCGGCTGTCCGGTCTGCGTCACCCCGCTCGAGCTCATCGACCAGGCGCTCGCTGTCGCGCGGCGCCCCGAGGTCATCTTCACCTCGTTCGGCGACATGCTGCGGGTGCCCGGCTCGACCACCGACCTGCTGGCCGTCAAGTCCGCCGGCGGCGACGTGCGCATGGTCTATTCGCCGCTCGACGCGGTGAAGCTGGCGCGCGACAACCCCGACCGCGAGGTGGTCTTTTTCGCGGTCGGCTTCGAGACCACGGCGCCGCCGAACGCCATGGCGGTATGGCAGGCGAAGCGGCTCGGCCTGGGCAACTTCTCGATCCTCACCTCGCATGTGCTCGTACCTCCGGCAATGGAAGCGATCCTCTCCTCGCCGGACTGCCGGGTGAACGGTTTCCTCGCCGCCGGCCATGTCTGTGCGGTGATGGGCTATTGGGAATACGAGCCGATCGCCGAGAAGTACCGCGTACCGATCGTCGTCACCGGCTTCGAGCCGCTCGACCTGCTGCAGGGGATCCACATGGCCGTCAAGGCGCTGGAGGCCGGGCGCTGGGGGGTGGAGAACCAGTACGTGCGCGCCGTCACGCGCGACGGCAACCCGGCAGCACAGAAGCTGGTGACGGAGGTCTTCGAGGTCTGCGATCGCAAGTGGCGCGGCATCGGGACGATTCCGCGCAGCGGCCTCCGCCTGCGCGAGGCGTTTCGGGATCACGACGCCGAGAGGAAGTTCGGCGTCTCCGGGATCGTCGCCGAGGAGTCGCCGCTGTGTATCGCCGGCGAGGTGCTGCAGGGGATCCGCAAGCCTTCCGAGTGCCCGGCGTTCGGAAAGCAGTGCAACCCGGAGCGGCCGCTCGGGGCGCCGATGGTCTCCTCCGAGGGGGCCTGCTCCGCCTACTACCGCTACGCGAGGCTCGCGTGA